The Pseudomonas hefeiensis genomic sequence CGATGGAGAAAATCACCGCGATCATCATGACCGACAGATGCTCCACCATGCCCACGGCAGTGATCACGGCGTCCAGGGAGAAGACCGCGTCCAGCACCACAATCTGCGCAACGATGGGCCAGAACATCGCATAGGCGGCGTTACCTGTACGCTCTGTCACATGCCCCTCGAGTCGTTCATGCAACTCCATGGTGGCCTTGAACAACAGGAACACACCACCGAACAGCATGATCAGGTCCCGGCCCGAGAACGTCTTGTCGAAGACCTCGAACAACGGCTCGGTCAGGGTCACCATCCAGGAGATGCTGGCCAGCAGGCCAAGACGCATCAACAATGCCAGCGACAGGCCAATGATACGGGCCCGATCGCGCTGCTCCGGCGGCAGTTTGTCAGCCAGGATGGCGATGAACACAAGGTTATCAATGCCGAGCACCAGCTCCAGCACGATCAGGGTCAGCAGGCCTAGCCATGCCGTCGGATCAGCAATCCATTCCATAGGGGTTATCCAACCTCTCGTAGAGTCGCGGCGAAAGGCGCGAGAGGAAAAAACTTTATCAAGCGGATAGAGCGAGGCACAGCGTGAGAGACGACACCGTTACTCTCGCGGAGAGGAATCGCTGAGAAGCCTGCAGATAGAATTTGGAGGTCCGGCGAGCCGGAAAAACCGGATATACGCTGGGTAACACAGAGCGGACTGGTACAGGGCGCGAATTGAAAAAAACGACCGGGAGGCTCCAGAAGGGTGTTCATATAGACCTGAAAATAGTTGGGGAGGTGATCCTATAATGTTTCCGAACGCGTCATACGCATCGAATTATTACAGAATCTGACACACCCGAACCGAACGAGCCGGGAGATGGGACGCCTGCGCCACCTCATTAGCTTGCCAACGGCAACCTCACCACGAACTCGCTTCCCTTGCCATCGCCCTCACTCTTGCCGAGCACTGTGCCACCGTGGCTTTCGACCAACTCGCGCACCACCGTCAGACCAATGCCCAGGCCAGCGCCGTTGAAGCCGATGGCGTGAACATCCTGCACAAAGGGTTCAAAAATAAACGGCAGTGCCTTGGCCGAAATACCTATGCCGGTATCGCAGATGCTTACCTGCAAGACACTACCTTCGACGGTGACCGACAGTACGACGGTGCCCCCCACGGGGGTGTATTTGGCCGCATTCCCCAGCAGGTTGCCGAGAATCTGAGCAAGCCGCACCGGATCGCCGTACACCAGCAGGGCACACTCGGGCAGTGTGGCGCTGAACAGCAAATTGCCGCTGATCATGACCGGTTTACAGATATCGATGGCCTCACGAATGATCTGAACCATATCGACGATTTGGCAATCGAGACGAAACTTGCCGGTGCTGACGCGGGAGACATCGAGCAAGTCCTCAACTAATCGAGACATGTGCCGGACCTGACCTTCGATCAACGTCTGCATGCGCGGCAACTCCTCACTGGGCACCCGCACCAGCCGACCGGCAATCATGCTGATGGGCGTCAGCGGATTGCGCAGTTCGTGGGCGACCAAGGCGAGAACGCTACGCTGGCGCTCCAGCGCCCGTTCGGCCGAGTCTTGCAGGTGTTGCGCGCTGAGGGCGGCAATGACCAATTGCTCATTGGCTTCGCGCATCTGCAGATACAATTGTTGTTCTGCCTGCGTGAATGCCGGTTTTTCAGCCTCGGACTGGGCCGACAGGATCGCCAGGACCAACTGTTGATTGGCCTCGATCAGTTGCTCGACTTGTTGCTTATCGGCGAGTTGGGTGTTGGCGTCGTTCAGTTCCTTGTGCAGCGCGGCCAGCACCGCGCGCGCCTCGACGGTTTTCTGGCCGAGCAGGAACAGCTCGCGAGCGGCCGTCGCCTTCGCCTGCTCATTCCCGCCGTTGGCCTCATTCATGATGATGGCTCATCCTGTGTCTTTGCCAGAAAGCTGCCGGGTAGGCCGACCTCCGAGCAAACCTTCCTGGTCCGGCAACATTTCACCGATCTGCAAACCGCTATCGTCGATGCTGTAAAGGCGTAACTCATCGGAGTGAGCGCTGGCCCGCACCTTGACCACAGCCATGATGCGCAATAAGCGGCTTTGCACTTCAATGTAGCGCTGAACGATGATTGCGTCGGTGAGAAAAGCCGTGCCGTAAGGACTGAAACGCAGATCCGTGTAGCGATCCTCCAACTCCGAGGTCATCAATACACTGACACCGGCGCTGGTCAATGCGGTGACCATACGCGACAGTGACTCGCGAAAATCTTCGCGAAAGGTCGGCGCCAGGGCCAGTTCGAAACCCGACAGCGAGTCAATCACCACCCGGGTTGCGTTCAGGCGAGCAATCTCGCTCAACAGCAACTGCACGATCTCGTCGATGGACAGGTCTGGAGCGCGGCTATCCACCAATCCGACTTTACCGCTTTGAATCAAGTTTGAGAGGGTGGCGTTCTGGGAGTGATTGGGGCGCTGCTCGAACACCGCAATCACGCCGTTTTCACCATTTCGCGCGCCTTCGGCGAGGAAAGATGCCGCGAGAATGCTTTTTCCAGAGCCCGACGGGCCAGCCACCAACAGGGAATAACCGCGCGGCAGGCCACCACCGAGCATTTCGTCGAGCTGCGGCACTCCCATCCCCAAGCGGTTGATGGGGAACTCCAGCGGTGCTTCGCTCGGCTTGAAGGGAGCAGGGGCAAATACCCTGATCCCGGACGAGGCGATACGGAAGGTATGCAGACCCGGCAGCGTCGGCTGGCCGCGCATCTTCATGATTTCCATCTTGCGCACCATGGAATTGCGCTGAACGCTCTGGCGCAGCCAGATCAGCCCGTCGGCCACGGTGAAAATCGGGTTGGTATCGGTTTCGGTGAAATACTCACCAATCAGGAAAGTCGTGGCCTGCCAGGTGGTCATCAACATGCCCAGTTGCTGGACGAACTGCGGCAAGTTGTTATTCGGGTTGTCCTGGGTCTGGCTGGCCAGCACTACCGAGCGGAACGAGTCAACGAACACCAGCGCCGGGGAGTGAGCCTCCACCTCGCTGACAATGCGCCGCAGCACCTCGTCCAAATCCCCGGCCAGGGTGTCGTCAGCCAGGTTGACGTAGCGGATCGAATGATTGATCGCGTCGCTGTCGAAGAAATCGAACTGTTGCTGATAGCGCAGCATCTTCAGCGGCGGCTCACCCAGCACGGTAAAAAACAGTGCCGGACGTTCGGGGGTCGCCAGGGCAAACATCATCTGGTGCGCGAGGGTGGTCTTGCCGCAACCGGGCGGGCCGGCGATCAGGTTGAACGAAAACTCCGGCAATCCTCCGCCCAAGACCTCGTCCAGTCCTGGCACGCCGGTGGCCAAGCGGTTGATAGTCACTTTGCTGCTCATGGCGAATTTTCCTGCGAAGGGGTGTCG encodes the following:
- a CDS encoding ATPase domain-containing protein; amino-acid sequence: MSSKVTINRLATGVPGLDEVLGGGLPEFSFNLIAGPPGCGKTTLAHQMMFALATPERPALFFTVLGEPPLKMLRYQQQFDFFDSDAINHSIRYVNLADDTLAGDLDEVLRRIVSEVEAHSPALVFVDSFRSVVLASQTQDNPNNNLPQFVQQLGMLMTTWQATTFLIGEYFTETDTNPIFTVADGLIWLRQSVQRNSMVRKMEIMKMRGQPTLPGLHTFRIASSGIRVFAPAPFKPSEAPLEFPINRLGMGVPQLDEMLGGGLPRGYSLLVAGPSGSGKSILAASFLAEGARNGENGVIAVFEQRPNHSQNATLSNLIQSGKVGLVDSRAPDLSIDEIVQLLLSEIARLNATRVVIDSLSGFELALAPTFREDFRESLSRMVTALTSAGVSVLMTSELEDRYTDLRFSPYGTAFLTDAIIVQRYIEVQSRLLRIMAVVKVRASAHSDELRLYSIDDSGLQIGEMLPDQEGLLGGRPTRQLSGKDTG
- a CDS encoding sensor histidine kinase produces the protein MNEANGGNEQAKATAARELFLLGQKTVEARAVLAALHKELNDANTQLADKQQVEQLIEANQQLVLAILSAQSEAEKPAFTQAEQQLYLQMREANEQLVIAALSAQHLQDSAERALERQRSVLALVAHELRNPLTPISMIAGRLVRVPSEELPRMQTLIEGQVRHMSRLVEDLLDVSRVSTGKFRLDCQIVDMVQIIREAIDICKPVMISGNLLFSATLPECALLVYGDPVRLAQILGNLLGNAAKYTPVGGTVVLSVTVEGSVLQVSICDTGIGISAKALPFIFEPFVQDVHAIGFNGAGLGIGLTVVRELVESHGGTVLGKSEGDGKGSEFVVRLPLAS